A portion of the Nitratidesulfovibrio termitidis HI1 genome contains these proteins:
- a CDS encoding C40 family peptidase → MAAMRPAHSAGLNRRAHPAILATAAPHHAGMRGASHCARRTGHAPAGQQPANRIANRAAARSTARLAALTVLLLSVVALAGCAGKQQIAIPQETPQQIRQQAPAAPSQALVRTARSALGVPYRNGGRTPAEGFDCSGFVWWTFYQHGVNLPRTTEEQAACGSPVPPGNELRPADIIVFRTGSGPLGLHTAIYTGGGQFVHSPKPGGAVREESLTVHYWQRAFIAARRIFRPADQPAASQP, encoded by the coding sequence ATGGCGGCCATGCGCCCCGCACACTCCGCCGGTCTGAACCGGCGCGCGCACCCTGCCATCCTCGCCACCGCCGCTCCGCACCATGCCGGAATGCGCGGCGCATCCCATTGCGCCCGTCGCACCGGCCACGCCCCTGCCGGTCAACAGCCCGCCAATCGGATCGCCAACCGGGCCGCCGCCAGAAGCACGGCACGGCTGGCCGCGCTGACCGTCCTGCTGTTGTCCGTTGTGGCACTTGCGGGCTGCGCGGGCAAGCAGCAGATCGCCATCCCCCAGGAAACACCGCAGCAAATCCGCCAGCAAGCCCCTGCCGCGCCGTCGCAGGCGCTGGTGCGCACCGCCCGCTCCGCCCTGGGCGTGCCCTACCGCAACGGTGGCCGCACCCCGGCGGAAGGGTTCGACTGTTCGGGCTTCGTGTGGTGGACGTTCTACCAGCACGGGGTGAACCTGCCGCGCACCACCGAGGAGCAGGCCGCCTGCGGCAGCCCGGTCCCCCCCGGCAACGAACTGCGCCCCGCCGACATCATCGTGTTCCGTACCGGGTCAGGCCCGCTGGGGCTGCACACGGCCATCTACACCGGCGGCGGGCAGTTCGTGCACAGCCCCAAGCCCGGTGGCGCCGTGCGCGAGGAAAGCCTGACCGTGCATTACTGGCAGCGCGCCTTCATTGCCGCCCGGCGCATCTTCCGCCCGGCGGACCAGCCTGCAGCCAGCCAGCCCTGA
- a CDS encoding HU family DNA-binding protein yields the protein MLTKAEFVAALKEALPDVFVTKVSAEKAYDAFCRVLADGVANGAGVRLPGVGAFSVTERAARTGRNPQTGQSISIPARKAVKFMAAKTLVEGLNT from the coding sequence ATGTTGACCAAGGCTGAATTTGTTGCCGCCCTCAAAGAGGCGCTGCCCGATGTGTTCGTGACCAAGGTGAGCGCCGAAAAGGCGTATGACGCGTTCTGCCGCGTGCTCGCCGATGGCGTTGCCAACGGCGCTGGCGTGCGTCTGCCCGGCGTGGGCGCGTTCTCGGTCACCGAGCGGGCCGCCCGCACGGGCCGGAACCCCCAGACCGGTCAGAGCATTTCCATTCCGGCCCGCAAGGCCGTGAAGTTCATGGCCGCCAAGACCCTGGTCGAAGGCCTGAACACGTAG
- a CDS encoding MerR family transcriptional regulator translates to MPSPLPRDSAQSAQPSDDGLLTIADIARRLALPESTARYYCKRFAAFMPTVGDGRRRRYRADTLTIIEAIIEAMHTARTASAVEAILARRFPRNAAAQPAPPRGNAADGTSATARTASAAPQQVQPIPVPDGAPAVPPVPMGGVEPGHALYALIEHQTRALDTIAAALSTLAARQSAIDLLADLARTAEGEVGTIRKDVETLRLLLDSSEKIHQQDLDQLRDWLGRVIADRRQRVRDQV, encoded by the coding sequence ATGCCAAGCCCCCTGCCGCGCGATTCCGCACAGTCCGCGCAACCGTCCGACGACGGCCTGCTGACCATCGCCGACATCGCCCGCCGCCTTGCCCTGCCGGAATCCACCGCGCGCTACTACTGCAAGCGCTTCGCGGCATTCATGCCCACTGTGGGCGATGGGCGCCGCCGCCGTTACCGCGCGGATACCCTGACCATCATCGAAGCCATCATCGAGGCCATGCACACCGCCCGCACCGCCAGCGCGGTGGAGGCCATCCTGGCGCGACGCTTTCCCCGCAATGCCGCCGCCCAGCCCGCACCGCCCCGTGGCAACGCTGCGGACGGCACTTCCGCAACAGCCCGCACCGCAAGCGCCGCGCCCCAGCAGGTACAGCCGATACCCGTACCGGACGGCGCCCCTGCGGTTCCGCCGGTGCCCATGGGCGGCGTGGAACCGGGGCATGCGTTGTACGCGCTCATCGAACACCAGACCCGCGCCCTGGACACCATCGCCGCCGCACTGTCCACCCTGGCGGCCCGGCAGTCGGCCATCGACCTGCTGGCCGACCTGGCCCGCACCGCCGAAGGCGAGGTGGGCACCATCCGCAAGGATGTGGAAACCCTGCGCCTGCTGCTGGATTCTTCCGAAAAGATTCACCAGCAGGACCTGGACCAGTTGCGCGACTGGCTGGGCCGGGTCATCGCCGACCGGCGGCAGCGGGTACGCGACCAGGTGTAG
- a CDS encoding vitamin B12-dependent ribonucleotide reductase encodes MPEALPDVALNPNAKVVLAKRYYRKGPDGTPQEDARTLFWRIAGAIAAEEGKYKKSPYKADALAREFYDLMTGWKFLPNSPTLMNAGTELGQLSACFVLPVGDSIEEIFDAVKHAAMIHKSGGGTGFSFSRLRPKEARVGSTGGVASGPVSFLRIFNTATEQIKQGGTRRGANMGILRIDHPDIIEFIRAKERDGEFNNFNLSVGLTEAFMKAVEADEEYDLVAPHSGQVRERLKARKVFEMLVQKAWESGDPGIVFLDRINRDNPTPKQGEIESTNPCGEQPLLPYEACNLGSINLSAFFVPGTPSAPTAATAKDGSLPHPSPEKAVDWAELKRVIHLGVRFLDNVIDASRFPLERITETVHRNRKIGLGVMGWADLLYQLGIPYDSQEAIGLGERVMQFVLDEGRAASKVLAKERGPFPAYAESTFAERDMGPYRNATVTTIAPTGTLSIIAGCSSGIEPLFALCFSRNVMDGERLVEVNPHFEAALQDTGSHSKKLMEAVAEKGTIQAMDHLPEDLRRVYVTAMDIAPVWHLRMQAAFQKYTDNAVSKTVNLPNSASIDDIRAIYWMAYEQGCKGVTVYRDGCKSVQVLCTGEGEKKDEGKDDGDHKSAVRQRPDIVYGFTQKVPTGLGAMYLTVNEANGKPFEVFATIGKSGRSITAKAEAIGRLVSLALRSGVEVRDIVQQLKGIGGEHPVFQKKGLLLSIPDAISWVLENRYLRGELPPHGPVNELDKQRCPDCGEDLVFQEGCYICPGCGFTKCG; translated from the coding sequence ATGCCCGAAGCCCTGCCCGACGTGGCCCTGAACCCCAACGCCAAGGTCGTGCTGGCCAAGCGGTACTACCGCAAGGGCCCCGACGGCACCCCGCAGGAAGACGCCCGCACGCTGTTCTGGCGCATTGCCGGGGCCATTGCCGCCGAGGAAGGCAAGTACAAGAAGTCGCCCTACAAGGCCGACGCGCTGGCCCGCGAATTCTACGACCTGATGACCGGCTGGAAATTCCTGCCCAACTCGCCCACCCTGATGAACGCCGGCACGGAGCTTGGCCAGCTTTCCGCCTGCTTCGTGCTGCCCGTGGGCGACTCCATCGAGGAAATCTTCGACGCCGTGAAGCACGCCGCCATGATCCACAAGTCCGGCGGCGGCACCGGCTTTTCCTTTTCGCGCCTGCGGCCCAAGGAGGCCCGCGTGGGCTCCACCGGCGGGGTGGCCTCCGGCCCGGTGTCCTTCCTGCGCATCTTCAACACCGCCACCGAGCAGATCAAGCAGGGCGGCACCCGGCGCGGGGCCAACATGGGCATCCTGCGCATCGACCACCCGGACATCATCGAATTCATCCGCGCCAAAGAGCGCGACGGCGAATTCAACAACTTCAACCTGTCCGTGGGGCTGACCGAAGCCTTCATGAAGGCCGTGGAGGCCGACGAGGAATACGACCTTGTCGCCCCGCACTCCGGCCAGGTGCGCGAACGGCTGAAGGCCCGCAAGGTCTTCGAGATGCTGGTGCAGAAGGCCTGGGAAAGCGGCGACCCGGGCATCGTGTTCCTGGACCGTATCAACCGCGACAACCCCACCCCCAAGCAGGGCGAGATCGAATCCACCAACCCCTGCGGCGAACAGCCGCTGCTGCCCTACGAGGCCTGCAACCTGGGGTCCATCAACCTTTCCGCGTTCTTCGTGCCCGGCACCCCCTCTGCCCCCACGGCGGCCACGGCCAAGGACGGCAGCCTGCCGCATCCCTCGCCGGAAAAGGCCGTCGACTGGGCGGAACTGAAGCGGGTCATCCACCTTGGCGTGCGCTTTCTGGACAACGTCATCGACGCCTCGCGCTTTCCGCTGGAGCGCATTACCGAAACCGTGCACCGCAACCGCAAGATCGGCCTTGGCGTCATGGGCTGGGCCGACCTGCTGTACCAGTTGGGCATTCCCTACGACAGCCAGGAAGCCATCGGCCTTGGCGAACGCGTCATGCAGTTCGTGCTGGACGAGGGCCGCGCCGCCTCCAAGGTGCTGGCCAAGGAACGCGGGCCCTTCCCGGCCTATGCGGAATCGACCTTTGCCGAACGCGACATGGGCCCCTACCGCAACGCCACGGTGACCACCATTGCGCCTACCGGCACCCTGTCCATCATTGCCGGGTGCTCGTCGGGCATCGAACCGCTGTTCGCGCTGTGCTTCTCGCGCAACGTCATGGACGGCGAACGCCTGGTGGAGGTGAACCCCCACTTCGAGGCGGCCCTGCAGGACACCGGCAGCCACAGCAAGAAGCTGATGGAAGCCGTGGCCGAAAAGGGCACCATCCAAGCCATGGACCACCTGCCCGAAGACCTGCGCCGGGTATACGTGACCGCCATGGACATCGCCCCGGTGTGGCACCTGCGCATGCAGGCCGCCTTCCAGAAGTACACCGACAACGCCGTGTCCAAGACCGTGAACCTGCCCAACTCCGCCAGCATCGACGACATTCGCGCCATCTACTGGATGGCCTACGAGCAGGGCTGCAAGGGCGTCACCGTGTACCGCGACGGCTGCAAGTCCGTGCAGGTGCTGTGCACCGGCGAGGGCGAAAAGAAGGACGAGGGCAAGGACGACGGCGACCACAAGAGCGCCGTGCGCCAGCGCCCGGACATCGTCTACGGCTTCACCCAGAAGGTGCCCACCGGCCTTGGGGCCATGTACCTGACCGTCAACGAGGCCAACGGCAAGCCCTTCGAGGTGTTCGCCACCATCGGCAAGTCGGGCCGGTCCATCACCGCCAAGGCCGAGGCCATAGGCCGTCTGGTGTCGCTGGCCCTGCGCTCCGGCGTGGAAGTGCGCGACATCGTCCAGCAGCTCAAGGGCATTGGCGGCGAACACCCGGTGTTCCAGAAGAAGGGCCTCTTGCTGTCCATCCCCGACGCCATCTCGTGGGTGCTGGAAAACCGCTACCTGAGGGGCGAACTGCCCCCCCACGGCCCGGTGAACGAACTGGACAAGCAGCGCTGCCCCGATTGCGGCGAGGACCTGGTATTCCAGGAAGGCTGCTACATCTGCCCCGGCTGTGGCTTTACCAAGTGCGGGTAG
- a CDS encoding cell division protein FtsX yields MRTFFRLLGRGVADLFLHPWAQLLSMAAVTLVVFLSGLLLMALATVDAELSASRGETVYQVYWRPGTDMTHVRGQWEELRHMPWLASLETYSPDEALTALARRMGETGGQATGLDMGFLSGKSPLPPTALLTFAPREADPEKWTAETQGFLKAMPGVERVAASPLRDELGKAWRSASRFVIWPTVGFLGVVLALVVGNTVRLTLSTRREEIEILQLVGARNGYIRLPLMVAGALQGLLGSGLACLLLLVVHWRYRTALNVPPLLLELRLPPPEQAALLLAVPVLMGILGSWIAVRSR; encoded by the coding sequence ATGCGCACCTTCTTCCGCCTGCTGGGCCGTGGCGTGGCCGACCTGTTCCTGCACCCGTGGGCGCAACTGCTGTCCATGGCGGCGGTAACGCTGGTGGTCTTCCTGTCCGGACTGCTGCTGATGGCGCTGGCCACGGTGGACGCCGAACTCAGTGCCTCGCGCGGGGAAACGGTGTACCAGGTGTACTGGCGCCCCGGCACGGACATGACCCACGTGCGCGGCCAATGGGAAGAACTGCGCCACATGCCCTGGCTGGCCAGTCTGGAAACCTACAGCCCCGACGAAGCGCTGACGGCGCTGGCCCGCCGCATGGGCGAGACGGGTGGCCAGGCCACCGGGCTGGACATGGGTTTTCTGTCCGGCAAAAGCCCCTTGCCGCCTACGGCCCTGCTGACCTTTGCCCCGCGCGAGGCCGACCCCGAAAAGTGGACCGCCGAAACCCAGGGTTTTCTCAAGGCCATGCCCGGCGTAGAGCGCGTGGCCGCATCGCCCCTGCGCGACGAACTGGGCAAGGCGTGGCGTTCGGCCAGCCGCTTCGTGATCTGGCCCACCGTGGGCTTTCTGGGCGTGGTGCTGGCGCTGGTGGTGGGCAACACCGTGCGGCTCACCCTGTCCACCCGACGGGAAGAAATCGAAATCCTGCAACTGGTGGGGGCGCGCAACGGGTACATCCGTCTGCCCCTGATGGTGGCCGGTGCGCTGCAAGGCCTGCTGGGCAGTGGCCTGGCCTGCCTGCTGCTGCTTGTTGTCCACTGGCGCTACCGCACCGCGCTCAACGTGCCGCCCCTGCTGCTGGAACTGCGCCTGCCCCCGCCGGAACAGGCCGCCCTGCTGCTGGCCGTGCCCGTGCTCATGGGCATTCTGGGCAGCTGGATTGCCGTCCGCAGCCGCTAG
- the ilvD gene encoding dihydroxy-acid dehydratase translates to MRSKKMTHGLEKAPHRSLLHALGLTREEIKRPLVGVVNSANEVVPGHVHLHTIAEAVKAGVRAAGGTPMEFPAIAVCDGLAMNHEGMHFSLPSREIIADSIEIMATAHPFDALVFIPNCDKSVPGMLMAMLRLDIPSIMVSGGPMLAGGTLAGRTDLISVFEAVGRVQRGDMTMAELDEMTETACPGCGSCAGMFTANTMNCMAETMGLALPGNGTIPAVTAARVRLAKHAGMKVMELLEKNITPRSIVTPRAVANAVAVDMALGGSTNTVLHLPAVFGEAGLDLTLDIFDEVSRKTPNLCKLSPAGHHHIQDLHAAGGIPAVMAELTRKGLVDTSVMTVTGKTLAENLAELNARVLNQDVIHSVDAPYSAQGGIAILKGSLAPQGAVVKQSAVAPEMMVREAVARVFDSEGEAHAAIMGGKISKGDAIIIRYEGPRGGPGMREMLSPTAAIAGMGLGADVALITDGRFSGGTRGAAIGHVSPEAADGGNIGLVKEGDRILIDIPARRLDLLVDEAELAARRETFVPLEKPVTSPLLRRYARQVTSAATGAMFRK, encoded by the coding sequence ATGCGCAGCAAGAAGATGACCCATGGATTGGAGAAGGCCCCGCACCGTTCGCTGCTGCATGCCCTGGGGCTGACGCGCGAGGAAATCAAGCGCCCGCTGGTGGGCGTGGTGAACTCTGCCAACGAGGTGGTGCCCGGCCACGTGCATTTGCACACCATTGCCGAGGCGGTGAAGGCCGGGGTACGCGCGGCGGGCGGCACGCCCATGGAATTTCCGGCCATTGCGGTCTGTGATGGTTTGGCCATGAACCACGAGGGCATGCATTTTTCGCTGCCGTCGCGCGAGATCATTGCCGATTCCATCGAGATCATGGCCACGGCGCACCCCTTCGACGCGCTGGTGTTCATCCCCAACTGTGACAAGTCGGTGCCCGGCATGCTGATGGCCATGCTGCGGCTGGACATTCCGTCCATCATGGTCAGCGGCGGCCCCATGCTGGCGGGCGGCACCCTGGCGGGCCGCACCGACCTGATCAGCGTGTTCGAGGCCGTGGGCCGCGTGCAGCGCGGCGACATGACCATGGCCGAACTGGACGAGATGACCGAAACGGCCTGCCCCGGCTGCGGTTCGTGCGCGGGCATGTTCACGGCCAACACCATGAACTGCATGGCCGAGACCATGGGCCTTGCCCTGCCCGGCAACGGCACCATCCCGGCGGTGACGGCGGCGCGCGTGCGTCTTGCCAAGCACGCGGGCATGAAGGTGATGGAACTGCTGGAAAAGAACATCACCCCGCGCTCCATCGTCACCCCGCGCGCGGTGGCCAATGCCGTGGCCGTGGACATGGCCCTGGGCGGCTCCACCAACACGGTGCTGCACCTGCCCGCCGTGTTCGGCGAGGCCGGGCTGGACCTGACGCTGGACATCTTCGACGAGGTCAGCCGCAAGACCCCCAACCTGTGCAAGCTTTCCCCGGCCGGGCACCACCACATCCAGGACCTGCACGCCGCAGGCGGCATCCCGGCGGTGATGGCGGAACTGACCAGGAAGGGGCTGGTGGATACCTCGGTCATGACCGTCACTGGCAAGACCCTGGCCGAAAACCTGGCCGAGCTGAACGCGCGCGTGCTCAATCAGGATGTAATACATTCCGTAGACGCTCCGTATTCGGCACAGGGCGGCATCGCCATCCTGAAGGGTTCGCTGGCCCCGCAGGGCGCGGTGGTCAAGCAGTCTGCCGTGGCGCCGGAAATGATGGTGCGCGAAGCCGTGGCCCGAGTGTTCGATTCCGAGGGCGAAGCCCACGCCGCCATCATGGGCGGCAAGATCAGCAAAGGCGACGCCATCATTATCCGCTACGAAGGCCCGCGCGGCGGCCCCGGCATGCGCGAGATGCTGTCGCCCACCGCCGCCATTGCTGGCATGGGCCTGGGGGCGGACGTGGCGCTGATCACCGATGGCCGCTTCAGCGGCGGCACGCGTGGCGCGGCCATCGGGCACGTTTCGCCGGAGGCTGCCGACGGCGGCAACATCGGGCTGGTCAAGGAAGGCGACCGCATCCTCATCGACATTCCGGCCCGCAGGCTGGACCTGCTGGTGGACGAGGCGGAACTGGCAGCCCGGCGCGAAACCTTTGTGCCGCTGGAAAAGCCGGTCACTTCGCCCCTGCTGCGCCGCTATGCCCGCCAGGTGACCAGCGCGGCCACCGGGGCCATGTTCCGCAAGTAG
- the metE gene encoding 5-methyltetrahydropteroyltriglutamate--homocysteine S-methyltransferase, translating into MRTHTLGFPRIGGNRELKKAVEDYWKGAVTRQQLEDAARAIRLRNWTLQRKAGIDVVPVGDFALYDHILDAALLLGVVPPRFRNGDAPRDIDLMFRMARGQGGDHPVAPLEMTKWFDTNYHYLVPELDAATTFAPEAAPLLAQIDEALAAGFTPKAVLPGPMTFLWLSKRVDGGTRWSLLPALLDAYGALLRDVAARCPLIQLDEPILSLDLADDIRSRFVPAYARLRVAVPDATLLLASYFAPVGDNLATALSLPVDVLHLDLVRGPEDLAPALDILTRAPQKQTGDPALPQSGIALSLGVINGRNVWRVDADKAAAPVRDAVAALGPDRVWVAPSCSLLHSPVDLDAETGLDPEVAQWLAFARQKCAEVRLVADMCDLNGRADAPETAAALARNRAALAARAASPVIHDPAVAVRVGTVTPEMGWRATPYTARITSQRAALRLPVLPTTTIGSFPQTADIRAQRRKLRTGQITEAQYDAAMREAIATAIREQEALGLDVLVHGEPERNDMVEYFGEQLRGFCITANGWVQSYGTRCVKPPLLYGDVSRPGPMTVRWITHAQSLTDKPVKGMLTGPVTIACWSFVRDDVPRPVVFRQLALAIRDEVADLESAGIGVIQIDEPALREGLPLRRAAHAAYLDAAVGAFRLASSGVQDATQIHTHMCYCDFHDIIDHVAALDADVISLEASRSRMELLDIFATHAYLNEVGPGVYDIHSPRVPSIDEMETLLRAATRVLPLDRLWANPDCGLKTRDWPETRASLAHLVAAAARVRDGV; encoded by the coding sequence ATGCGTACCCACACCCTTGGTTTTCCGCGCATCGGCGGCAACCGTGAACTGAAAAAGGCCGTCGAGGACTACTGGAAAGGCGCCGTCACGCGGCAGCAACTGGAGGACGCCGCGCGCGCCATCCGCCTGCGCAACTGGACCCTCCAGCGCAAGGCGGGCATCGACGTGGTGCCCGTGGGCGACTTCGCCCTGTACGACCACATCCTGGACGCTGCCCTGCTGCTTGGCGTGGTGCCCCCGCGCTTCCGCAACGGCGACGCCCCCCGCGACATCGACCTGATGTTCCGCATGGCGCGCGGCCAGGGCGGCGACCACCCCGTGGCCCCGCTGGAAATGACCAAGTGGTTCGACACCAACTACCATTACCTGGTCCCGGAACTGGACGCGGCTACCACCTTCGCGCCAGAGGCCGCCCCCCTGCTGGCCCAGATCGACGAGGCGCTGGCGGCTGGCTTCACCCCCAAGGCGGTGCTGCCCGGCCCCATGACCTTTCTGTGGTTGTCCAAACGCGTGGACGGCGGCACCCGCTGGTCGCTGCTGCCCGCCCTGCTCGACGCCTACGGCGCGCTGCTGCGCGATGTGGCCGCCCGCTGCCCGTTGATCCAGCTGGATGAACCCATCCTGTCGCTGGATCTGGCCGACGACATCCGCTCGCGCTTCGTGCCCGCCTATGCCCGACTGCGCGTGGCCGTGCCGGACGCCACCCTGCTGCTGGCCAGTTACTTCGCTCCGGTGGGCGACAACCTGGCAACGGCACTGTCCCTCCCTGTGGACGTGCTGCACCTGGACCTGGTGCGCGGGCCGGAAGATCTGGCCCCGGCACTGGACATCCTGACCCGCGCGCCCCAGAAACAGACGGGCGACCCGGCGTTGCCGCAATCCGGCATTGCGCTTTCCCTGGGGGTCATCAATGGCCGCAATGTCTGGCGCGTGGACGCGGACAAGGCCGCCGCGCCGGTGCGTGACGCCGTGGCCGCCCTTGGTCCGGACCGGGTGTGGGTGGCCCCGTCCTGTTCGCTGCTGCACAGCCCCGTGGACCTTGATGCCGAAACCGGGCTGGACCCGGAAGTGGCGCAGTGGCTGGCCTTTGCCAGACAGAAGTGCGCCGAGGTGCGTCTGGTGGCCGACATGTGCGACCTGAATGGCCGCGCCGACGCGCCGGAAACCGCCGCCGCCCTTGCCCGCAACCGGGCCGCGCTGGCCGCGCGCGCCGCAAGCCCGGTCATCCACGACCCCGCCGTTGCGGTCCGCGTTGGCACCGTCACCCCGGAAATGGGCTGGCGCGCCACGCCCTACACCGCCCGCATCACCTCCCAGCGCGCCGCGTTGCGCCTGCCCGTGCTGCCCACCACCACCATCGGCTCGTTCCCCCAGACCGCCGACATCCGCGCCCAGCGCCGCAAGCTGCGCACCGGCCAGATCACCGAGGCCCAGTATGACGCCGCCATGCGCGAGGCCATCGCCACCGCCATCCGCGAGCAGGAGGCCCTTGGGCTGGACGTGCTGGTGCACGGCGAGCCGGAGCGCAATGACATGGTCGAATACTTCGGCGAGCAGTTGCGCGGGTTCTGCATCACCGCCAACGGCTGGGTGCAGAGTTACGGCACCCGCTGCGTCAAACCGCCCCTGCTCTACGGCGACGTCTCGCGTCCCGGCCCCATGACCGTACGCTGGATCACCCATGCCCAGTCGCTTACCGACAAGCCGGTCAAGGGCATGCTCACCGGCCCGGTCACCATCGCCTGCTGGAGTTTTGTCCGTGATGACGTGCCCCGGCCCGTTGTCTTCCGCCAACTCGCTCTCGCCATCCGCGACGAGGTGGCCGACCTCGAGTCCGCCGGCATCGGCGTCATCCAGATCGACGAACCCGCCCTGCGCGAGGGGCTGCCCCTGCGCCGCGCCGCCCACGCCGCCTACCTGGACGCCGCCGTGGGCGCGTTCCGCCTGGCCTCGTCCGGCGTGCAGGACGCCACCCAGATCCATACCCACATGTGCTACTGCGACTTCCACGACATCATCGACCACGTGGCCGCCCTGGACGCCGACGTCATCAGCCTGGAAGCCAGCCGCAGCCGCATGGAACTGCTGGATATCTTTGCCACCCACGCCTACCTCAACGAGGTCGGCCCCGGCGTGTACGACATCCACAGCCCGCGCGTGCCCTCCATCGACGAAATGGAAACCCTGCTCCGCGCCGCCACCCGCGTCCTGCCCCTGGACCGCCTGTGGGCCAACCCCGACTGCGGCCTGAAAACTCGCGACTGGCCCGAAACCCGCGCCAGCCTCGCCCACCTCGTGGCCGCCGCCGCACGGGTGCGTGACGGGGTGTAG
- a CDS encoding class I SAM-dependent methyltransferase: protein MNQRWDADTVRGYMQWLETPKGAFAVRHEQRLLHHMVSGWPRRGHTLLEVGCGPGVFLESFWEAGFDVTGLDSSEAMLEAARERMNCRADFHLGVADHLPFDDDAFDYVALLTSLEFMPDPAAALAEAFRVASRGVLVGFLNRVSPYYPTHGLPVPGLRGSLLRQAHWFSIPSMYALVRGTGVSSSITMRSVLHGPACTWRESRLFEMLNGWISLWPFGAYVAMRMDFGPRMPVTPLVLRTGKAAVSRMAPGRQTATDGFSCRDKHGE, encoded by the coding sequence ATGAATCAGCGGTGGGACGCGGACACGGTGCGGGGCTACATGCAGTGGCTGGAGACGCCCAAGGGGGCGTTTGCGGTACGGCACGAGCAGCGGCTGCTGCACCACATGGTGTCTGGCTGGCCCCGGCGCGGGCACACCCTGCTGGAGGTGGGCTGCGGCCCGGGGGTGTTTCTGGAATCGTTCTGGGAGGCGGGGTTCGACGTCACGGGGCTGGACAGCAGCGAGGCCATGCTGGAGGCCGCGCGCGAGCGCATGAACTGCCGGGCGGACTTTCACCTGGGCGTGGCGGACCACCTGCCATTCGACGACGATGCGTTCGATTATGTGGCCCTGCTGACCAGCCTGGAGTTCATGCCCGACCCTGCGGCGGCGCTGGCCGAAGCGTTCCGGGTGGCCTCGCGCGGGGTGCTGGTGGGCTTTCTGAACCGGGTATCGCCCTACTACCCCACCCATGGCCTGCCGGTGCCGGGGCTGCGCGGCTCCTTGCTGCGGCAGGCGCACTGGTTCAGCATCCCTTCCATGTATGCGCTGGTGCGCGGCACGGGGGTGTCCTCCTCCATCACCATGCGCTCGGTGCTGCACGGACCGGCCTGCACCTGGCGCGAATCGCGCCTGTTCGAGATGCTGAACGGCTGGATCAGCCTTTGGCCGTTCGGCGCGTACGTGGCCATGCGCATGGACTTTGGCCCCCGCATGCCGGTCACCCCGCTGGTGCTGCGCACGGGCAAGGCCGCCGTGTCACGCATGGCGCCCGGTCGCCAGACAGCAACGGACGGGTTTTCCTGCCGCGACAAGCACGGGGAATAG